The following proteins are co-located in the Pseudomonas fluorescens genome:
- the rbsK gene encoding ribokinase, translated as MSKIAVIGSNMVDLITYIDRMPGQGETLEAPGFALGCGGKGANQAVAAAKLGADVLMLSKVGDDMFADNTLANFQRFGIDTRYVQRVPGVSSGVAPIFVRPDSHNSILIVKGANAHLSPADIDAAAVDLRACTLIVLQLEINLETVYYAIEFAHRHGIAVLLNPAPAMAGLSAEHLAKLDFLIPNESELALITGQTVDSPESARAAAKTLVASGVRHVIVTLGEHGALYIGEEGECQVPGQRVAARDTTGAGDAFIGCFIQHWNRDGRIRQAMEQAVAYSACSVMALGTQTSYPDSEAFARFQQQR; from the coding sequence ATGAGCAAGATCGCAGTCATCGGCAGCAATATGGTGGATTTGATTACCTACATCGACCGCATGCCGGGCCAGGGCGAAACCCTGGAAGCACCGGGCTTTGCCCTCGGTTGCGGCGGCAAAGGGGCCAACCAGGCGGTGGCGGCAGCCAAGCTTGGGGCGGATGTGTTGATGTTGAGCAAGGTCGGTGACGACATGTTTGCCGACAACACACTGGCCAACTTCCAGCGCTTTGGTATCGACACCCGTTACGTGCAGCGGGTGCCTGGTGTTTCCAGCGGCGTGGCGCCGATTTTTGTCCGGCCCGACTCCCATAACAGCATTTTGATCGTCAAAGGCGCCAATGCGCACTTGTCGCCGGCGGATATCGATGCGGCGGCAGTCGACCTGCGCGCGTGCACGTTGATCGTGCTGCAGCTGGAGATCAACCTGGAGACGGTCTACTACGCCATCGAATTCGCTCACCGGCATGGCATTGCGGTACTGCTCAATCCGGCACCGGCCATGGCCGGATTGAGCGCCGAGCACCTGGCGAAATTGGATTTCCTGATCCCCAACGAATCGGAACTGGCACTGATCACCGGCCAGACCGTGGACTCGCCGGAGTCGGCCCGTGCGGCCGCAAAAACCCTGGTCGCCAGCGGCGTTCGCCACGTGATTGTCACCCTTGGCGAGCACGGCGCGCTGTATATCGGCGAGGAGGGTGAATGCCAGGTGCCGGGCCAACGGGTTGCCGCCCGTGACACCACCGGTGCCGGTGACGCCTTTATTGGTTGCTTCATTCAACACTGGAACCGCGACGGCAGGATTCGTCAGGCCATGGAACAGGCCGTGGCGTATTCCGCCTGCTCGGTGATGGCGCTGGGTACGCAGACTTCCTATCCCGACAGCGAAGCATTCGCCCGCTTCCAGCAACAGCGGTAA
- the arnC gene encoding undecaprenyl-phosphate 4-deoxy-4-formamido-L-arabinose transferase — MKPYPIHCVSIVIPVYNEQESLPELLRRTTAACKQLAYEYEIILVDDGSRDNSAQLLEDAAAEDGSNVVAVILNRNYGQHAAIMAGFEQCRGEVIITLDADLQNPPEEIPRLVEQAALGFDVVATVRNNRQDSAFRRWPSRLINLAVQRSTGVAMTDYGCMLRAYRRTIVDAMLACRERSTFIPILANGFARHTTEILVHHAEREHGESKYSAMRLISLMFDLLTCMTTTPLRLLSIVGFSLAALGMLFAFALVFLRLVFGAEWAGSGMFVLFAVLFVFTGGQFIGMGLLGEYLGRMYSDVRARPRFFIEKVLRNQPAAPAPVVVVDGLTSSHTSTSPSDQVSS; from the coding sequence TTGAAACCCTACCCTATTCATTGCGTGTCGATCGTTATCCCGGTCTACAACGAACAAGAGAGCCTGCCTGAATTGCTGCGTCGCACGACGGCAGCCTGCAAGCAACTGGCTTACGAATACGAAATCATCCTGGTGGATGACGGTAGCCGCGACAACTCGGCCCAATTGCTTGAAGACGCCGCCGCTGAAGACGGCAGCAACGTGGTAGCGGTGATCCTCAACCGTAACTACGGCCAGCATGCAGCGATCATGGCCGGCTTCGAGCAGTGCCGCGGCGAGGTGATCATCACCCTCGACGCCGACCTGCAGAACCCGCCGGAAGAGATCCCGCGCCTGGTGGAACAAGCCGCCCTGGGCTTCGACGTCGTGGCGACCGTGCGTAACAACCGCCAGGACTCGGCCTTCCGTCGCTGGCCGTCGCGCCTGATCAACCTGGCGGTGCAACGCTCCACCGGCGTGGCAATGACCGACTACGGCTGCATGCTGCGCGCCTACCGCCGCACCATCGTCGACGCCATGCTCGCCTGCCGTGAGCGCAGCACCTTTATTCCGATTCTGGCCAACGGCTTTGCCCGGCACACCACCGAGATTCTGGTGCATCACGCCGAGCGCGAACACGGCGAGTCCAAATACAGCGCGATGCGCCTGATCAGCCTGATGTTCGACCTGCTGACCTGCATGACCACCACCCCGCTGCGCCTGCTGAGCATCGTCGGCTTCAGCCTGGCGGCGCTGGGCATGCTGTTTGCCTTCGCACTGGTGTTCCTGCGATTGGTGTTTGGCGCCGAATGGGCCGGCTCAGGCATGTTTGTCCTGTTTGCCGTGTTGTTCGTGTTCACCGGTGGTCAATTCATCGGCATGGGCCTCTTGGGTGAATACCTGGGGCGCATGTACAGTGACGTGCGCGCCCGCCCGCGCTTCTTTATTGAAAAAGTGCTGCGTAACCAACCTGCAGCACCCGCTCCGGTCGTCGTGGTCGACGGCCTGACAAGTTCTCACACTTCCACTTCTCCTTCCGATCAGGTTTCGTCATGA
- a CDS encoding M949_RS01915 family surface polysaccharide biosynthesis protein, producing MNSVQLFRGQLRPALLGLLMAVACVTTVRADDGVALTRIEQVPEGVEVRGKQVAAYTWDDRQGKNLLVLAEQVGERDDDGTQSAFVYAAQYLLAGDHPKRVWMLYDDVQRCQFDAALHFDMAATKVTDLTGDGLTQATVGYSRTCTSDVSPREFKLIMHVGKSQKYRLRGVDRVGASWWDEEAGALRGMPLPTDCSIAAQQALVSQYKEQGTELPLPGCYGDESDFAKAPDGYLAFMRQHWFGLMQKQDAEWSQSQAQPQPENATEDDESAP from the coding sequence ATGAATAGCGTGCAGCTTTTTCGCGGCCAATTGCGGCCTGCGTTGTTGGGATTGTTGATGGCTGTGGCCTGTGTCACCACCGTAAGGGCCGACGACGGGGTGGCGCTCACCCGTATCGAGCAGGTACCGGAGGGCGTGGAAGTGCGTGGCAAGCAGGTCGCCGCTTACACCTGGGACGACCGCCAAGGCAAAAACCTGTTGGTACTCGCCGAGCAAGTGGGTGAACGTGACGATGACGGCACCCAGTCGGCCTTCGTCTACGCGGCCCAATACCTGCTGGCGGGCGACCATCCCAAACGCGTGTGGATGCTGTATGACGATGTGCAGCGTTGCCAATTCGACGCAGCGCTGCACTTTGACATGGCGGCAACCAAGGTCACCGACCTGACCGGCGATGGCCTGACCCAGGCCACGGTGGGCTATTCGCGAACCTGCACCAGCGACGTCAGCCCTCGTGAATTCAAGCTGATCATGCATGTGGGCAAATCCCAGAAGTACCGCCTGCGCGGTGTCGATCGCGTTGGCGCGAGCTGGTGGGACGAGGAAGCCGGCGCCCTGCGTGGCATGCCGCTGCCGACGGACTGCTCTATTGCAGCGCAACAGGCGCTGGTCAGCCAGTACAAGGAGCAGGGCACCGAGTTGCCGCTCCCGGGCTGCTATGGCGACGAGAGTGACTTCGCCAAGGCGCCGGACGGCTACCTGGCGTTCATGCGCCAGCATTGGTTTGGGCTGATGCAGAAACAGGACGCCGAATGGAGCCAATCCCAGGCCCAGCCTCAGCCGGAAAACGCCACAGAGGATGACGAGTCGGCCCCGTGA
- a CDS encoding universal stress protein, whose amino-acid sequence MTLRCTMSCPPLLLIAPAAMIRTAAFDRANALAKAMQLPLHIVAFDYLQALAVAGLFAPEQIGQAREGYLQTHSLWLEKQAQLARQQGIHATSEVIWVQHPYEEILKFVNETQLALIIKDAQEESVLKRIFFTPLDWQLLRDCPAPIHLVTNNLNPLPRKVLAIVDLLRSEEQDIVFNDQIIDAGAKLAEQCDARLEVVHVFDWTAVYAKDMGYGALPLATGIYDTLGVVQQEAFAALCERHGVPVECRHFIEGAPLMSICAFAMDHLTDVIVMGTVQHKGLKKRLGSTAEQLLHQAPCSVLAIKPGRVVPL is encoded by the coding sequence ATGACCCTGCGGTGCACCATGTCCTGCCCACCATTACTGTTGATTGCCCCGGCGGCCATGATCCGAACAGCGGCGTTTGACCGCGCGAATGCGTTGGCAAAAGCCATGCAACTGCCGCTGCATATCGTCGCATTTGATTATTTACAAGCCTTGGCGGTGGCCGGTCTGTTCGCTCCCGAACAAATAGGCCAGGCGAGGGAAGGGTACCTGCAGACCCACAGCCTGTGGCTGGAGAAGCAAGCCCAACTGGCACGCCAGCAGGGCATTCATGCCACGAGTGAAGTGATCTGGGTTCAGCACCCGTACGAAGAAATCCTGAAGTTTGTCAACGAGACACAACTGGCGCTGATTATCAAAGATGCTCAGGAAGAGTCCGTGTTGAAACGTATCTTCTTTACGCCACTGGACTGGCAACTGCTGCGTGATTGCCCTGCACCGATTCATCTGGTGACTAACAACCTTAACCCACTGCCACGCAAAGTGCTGGCTATCGTTGATCTGTTGCGCAGTGAAGAACAGGACATTGTGTTTAACGACCAGATCATCGACGCCGGCGCGAAGTTGGCCGAACAGTGTGATGCCAGGCTGGAGGTCGTGCACGTGTTCGACTGGACGGCCGTGTATGCAAAAGACATGGGTTACGGCGCGCTACCCTTGGCCACCGGCATTTATGACACGTTGGGCGTGGTTCAGCAGGAGGCATTCGCTGCCTTGTGTGAGCGCCACGGCGTACCGGTGGAATGTCGCCACTTCATCGAGGGCGCGCCCCTGATGAGTATTTGTGCGTTTGCCATGGACCATCTTACCGATGTCATCGTGATGGGAACCGTGCAGCACAAAGGGCTTAAAAAACGGTTGGGCAGTACTGCCGAGCAACTCTTGCATCAGGCGCCGTGCAGTGTGCTGGCGATAAAACCTGGGCGGGTAGTGCCGTTATGA
- the fucP gene encoding L-fucose:H+ symporter permease, translating to MNKPALQQTPDGFYLNRTPWFAFILLCSIFALWAAAASMNDVLIAHFKKAFLLSDFQTAFVQSAFYLGYFFVAIPAAMVVRRFSYKSTILIGLLLYMFGCLLFFPAASTAKYGMFLLALFVIAAGLSFLETACNTYSTLMGPRETGTRRLNISQTFHPFGAMAGVYVGSFVMFKDSDATTEQLKQMSASEAAVQQLQMIQSTLLPYKWMIAVLVLMFILIAITRFPACKGNKPAGSKPGSLRQSLGRLWRNPRFTFGVLAQFLYVGAQVGVWSFTIRLAMQMGGMNERSASWFLLTTFAAYFVGKMIANLLMRRLHPARVLAIYGVLCIVLLAYTILVPNISAVYAAVGVSIFLGPCWPTIYGLTIDGLGEDTGVGGSLLVMSIVGGGVIPIFQGLLSDASGGNMQLAYSVPLLCFIVIVMYAIKCLRQSDPLPSGAAAAVAS from the coding sequence ATGAACAAACCTGCGCTGCAACAAACCCCCGACGGTTTCTACCTGAACCGCACGCCCTGGTTCGCCTTTATCCTGCTGTGCAGCATCTTTGCACTGTGGGCCGCAGCGGCGAGCATGAACGACGTGCTGATTGCACACTTCAAGAAAGCGTTTTTGCTCAGTGATTTCCAGACCGCCTTCGTGCAGTCGGCGTTTTACCTGGGCTATTTTTTTGTGGCAATTCCGGCCGCGATGGTGGTGCGGCGCTTTAGCTACAAAAGCACGATTCTGATCGGGCTGTTGCTGTACATGTTCGGCTGCCTGCTGTTTTTTCCGGCGGCGTCCACCGCCAAGTACGGCATGTTCCTGCTGGCACTGTTTGTGATTGCAGCCGGCCTGTCGTTCCTGGAAACCGCGTGCAACACCTACTCGACGCTGATGGGCCCGCGGGAAACCGGGACGCGACGCTTGAATATTTCGCAGACCTTTCACCCCTTTGGCGCAATGGCCGGGGTTTACGTGGGTAGCTTCGTGATGTTCAAGGACTCCGACGCCACCACTGAACAACTGAAGCAAATGAGCGCCTCTGAGGCGGCGGTGCAGCAGTTGCAAATGATCCAGTCCACGCTGCTGCCGTACAAGTGGATGATCGCTGTTCTGGTGCTGATGTTTATCCTGATCGCGATTACCCGATTCCCTGCGTGCAAGGGCAATAAGCCGGCCGGTAGCAAGCCTGGCAGCCTGCGTCAAAGCCTGGGGCGGCTGTGGCGTAACCCGCGCTTTACGTTTGGCGTACTGGCGCAGTTTCTCTATGTGGGTGCGCAGGTGGGTGTGTGGAGTTTTACCATTCGCCTGGCCATGCAAATGGGCGGTATGAATGAACGCAGCGCTTCATGGTTTCTGCTGACCACCTTCGCCGCGTACTTTGTCGGCAAGATGATCGCCAACCTGTTGATGCGCCGGCTGCACCCGGCCAGGGTGCTGGCGATTTATGGCGTGCTGTGCATTGTGCTGCTGGCCTACACGATCCTGGTGCCAAACATTTCGGCGGTGTACGCAGCGGTTGGCGTGAGTATTTTTCTCGGCCCATGCTGGCCGACCATTTACGGCCTGACCATTGATGGCCTGGGTGAAGACACCGGCGTCGGCGGGTCGTTGCTGGTGATGAGCATTGTCGGTGGCGGGGTAATCCCGATCTTTCAGGGCCTGTTGTCCGATGCCAGCGGCGGCAACATGCAGCTGGCGTACAGCGTGCCGTTGCTGTGCTTTATCGTGATCGTGATGTATGCGATCAAATGCTTGCGCCAGTCCGACCCCTTGCCATCGGGCGCAGCAGCGGCGGTGGCCTCATGA
- the deoR gene encoding DNA-binding transcriptional repressor DeoR: MDSRKAERLKLIQQALQDQNAIHLREMAALLDVSEMTLRRDLNHFSDHLRLLGGYITRGGSEVSEYRVADQGTRHVEEKRRIGKLAAGLIQAGDTVFFDCGTTSPFVIDFIPDELEFTAVCSSLNVLLKLHNKPNCHIVLCGGTFHRKNQVFESSAESSILDSVRLTWAFVTAAGVSQEFGVTCFNFNEVEVKQKVLRQAQQRVLLADFSKFDTVRTAHFATLEDFQYVVSDKKIPRAYQDVIQARGAQLLV; the protein is encoded by the coding sequence GTGGACAGTAGAAAAGCCGAGCGACTCAAGCTTATCCAACAAGCCTTGCAGGACCAGAACGCCATTCACTTGAGGGAAATGGCTGCGTTGCTGGACGTTTCCGAGATGACCCTGCGCCGCGATCTCAATCACTTCAGCGATCACCTGCGTCTTCTTGGCGGCTACATCACCCGGGGCGGCAGCGAGGTCAGCGAATACCGGGTCGCCGACCAGGGCACGCGTCACGTCGAGGAGAAACGCCGCATCGGCAAGCTCGCTGCCGGTTTGATACAGGCCGGTGACACAGTCTTCTTCGACTGCGGCACCACCTCGCCCTTCGTCATTGACTTCATCCCCGACGAGTTGGAGTTCACTGCCGTGTGCAGTTCGTTGAACGTGTTGCTTAAGTTGCACAACAAACCCAACTGCCACATCGTCTTGTGCGGCGGCACCTTTCACCGCAAGAACCAAGTGTTTGAAAGCAGCGCCGAAAGCAGCATTCTCGACAGCGTGCGCCTGACGTGGGCCTTCGTGACGGCGGCGGGCGTCAGTCAGGAGTTCGGTGTGACGTGCTTCAACTTCAATGAAGTCGAGGTCAAGCAAAAGGTCCTGCGCCAGGCCCAGCAACGCGTGTTGCTCGCCGACTTCAGCAAGTTCGACACGGTGCGCACCGCCCATTTCGCCACCCTGGAAGACTTCCAATACGTGGTCAGCGACAAGAAAATCCCCCGCGCCTATCAAGACGTCATCCAGGCACGCGGTGCGCAATTGCTGGTTTAA
- the deoC gene encoding deoxyribose-phosphate aldolase, with protein MNTLQPTALAKYIDHTLLAPDASREQIRTLCEEAREHGFYSVCVNSGQVPYAASCLSDDSVVICAVVGFPLGAGLSDTKAFEAERAIAAGAGEIDMVLNIGWLKEGLLDAVRDDIALVHKACGTVPLKVILETCLLDDKQKVQACEICRDLGVAFVKTSTGFSRSGATVEDVALMRRTVGAGVGVKASGGVRDYPTAVKMIEAGASRLGSSSGIAIVGGAMTAASGY; from the coding sequence ATGAACACTCTTCAACCCACAGCATTGGCAAAGTACATCGATCACACTTTGCTGGCTCCCGACGCATCCCGTGAGCAGATTCGCACCTTGTGCGAGGAAGCCCGGGAACACGGCTTTTATTCGGTGTGTGTGAATTCGGGACAGGTACCTTACGCCGCGTCGTGCCTGAGCGACGATAGCGTGGTGATTTGTGCGGTGGTGGGCTTCCCGCTGGGCGCTGGCCTGAGTGACACCAAGGCATTTGAGGCTGAACGGGCGATTGCCGCCGGGGCAGGGGAGATCGACATGGTGCTCAATATCGGTTGGTTGAAGGAGGGGCTGCTGGACGCGGTACGCGATGATATTGCCCTGGTCCACAAGGCCTGCGGCACCGTACCGTTGAAGGTCATCCTGGAAACCTGCCTGCTCGACGACAAACAGAAAGTCCAGGCGTGCGAAATCTGCCGGGACTTGGGTGTGGCTTTCGTGAAGACGTCTACCGGGTTCAGCCGAAGCGGCGCCACGGTCGAAGACGTGGCCCTCATGCGCAGAACCGTGGGCGCCGGGGTTGGAGTCAAGGCGTCCGGTGGGGTGCGTGATTACCCGACTGCGGTGAAAATGATTGAGGCCGGGGCTTCGCGCTTGGGCAGCAGTTCGGGAATTGCGATCGTGGGCGGCGCGATGACGGCGGCGAGCGGTTACTGA
- a CDS encoding DUF2790 domain-containing protein, with the protein MRYLLILMLSMVSTLAAAQGEPNPGADTPANQTDDYAEDLEIAKAVRTTNAASTTCGPVKGHVVYVDSRGVRHELDYMRVADSCPHS; encoded by the coding sequence ATGCGTTACCTGCTTATTCTAATGCTGAGCATGGTCAGCACGTTAGCCGCCGCCCAGGGCGAGCCCAATCCGGGCGCTGACACACCGGCCAATCAAACCGACGATTACGCCGAAGACCTCGAGATCGCCAAGGCCGTGCGTACCACTAACGCTGCATCCACCACTTGCGGCCCGGTCAAGGGCCATGTTGTGTACGTGGACAGCCGGGGCGTGCGCCACGAACTCGACTACATGCGGGTCGCAGACAGCTGCCCGCACAGTTGA
- a CDS encoding site-specific integrase, producing the protein MTESIRNPLTLYLTRLAPSSQLTMRYVLQDAADRLGFEDINLDEIDWHLLQPEQVIALVAALREDGYAPNTSSLYVNAVRGVMNEAWRLSLISQDHLLKMRSVKATPGTRLGQGRNLRRTLIREMMEVCAADPRPQGLRDAAVIGLLYGSGMRKSESVNLDLAQINFDERSLRVIGKGNKELVKYAPAWAFAKLQAWLEFRRAHLKEGEPDDSFLFNRIRRGSHITRERITKHAIYYIARQRGEQVGVKIMPHDFRRSFITRVIEEHDLSIAQKLAHHTNIQTTASYDVRDDNERRRAVDRFDL; encoded by the coding sequence TTGACTGAGTCCATCCGCAACCCGCTGACCCTCTACCTCACCCGTCTGGCCCCTTCCAGCCAACTGACCATGCGCTACGTGCTGCAGGACGCGGCCGACCGGCTGGGTTTTGAAGACATCAACCTCGACGAGATCGACTGGCACCTGCTGCAACCTGAACAGGTGATTGCCCTGGTCGCCGCGTTGCGTGAGGACGGCTATGCGCCGAACACGTCTTCGCTGTATGTGAACGCGGTACGCGGGGTAATGAACGAGGCGTGGCGCCTGAGCTTGATCAGCCAGGACCACCTGTTGAAGATGCGCTCGGTCAAGGCCACGCCCGGCACCCGTTTGGGACAGGGCCGTAACCTGCGCCGCACACTGATCCGCGAAATGATGGAAGTCTGCGCCGCCGACCCGCGCCCCCAAGGCCTGCGGGATGCGGCGGTGATCGGCCTGTTGTATGGCTCTGGCATGCGCAAGTCGGAGTCGGTCAACCTCGACCTGGCGCAGATCAACTTCGACGAACGCAGCTTGCGCGTGATCGGCAAGGGCAACAAGGAACTGGTCAAGTACGCGCCGGCCTGGGCGTTTGCCAAGCTACAAGCCTGGCTGGAGTTTCGCCGCGCGCACCTCAAGGAAGGCGAACCGGACGATAGCTTTCTGTTCAATCGTATCCGTCGCGGCAGCCATATCACGCGCGAACGCATTACCAAGCACGCGATCTACTACATCGCCCGTCAGCGCGGCGAACAGGTGGGCGTGAAGATCATGCCGCATGATTTCCGGCGTTCGTTCATCACCCGGGTGATCGAAGAGCATGACCTGTCGATTGCGCAGAAACTGGCGCATCACACCAATATCCAGACGACCGCCAGCTATGACGTGCGCGATGACAACGAGCGACGGCGGGCGGTGGATCGGTTTGATTTGTAA
- a CDS encoding aldose 1-epimerase family protein has product MNTRIPLYRAVFGEQEKILLQSEAFKVSAWTYASGVLAVSLENSRGRLVILPYQGQMIWSAVFDGCDLTMSNLFEQPRPSPTVIDTYGCFMFHSGLLRNGCPAPDDTHALHGEMPCAPMDTAWLELGEGVVRLGGSYEFAKGFGDRYRACPSMTLRADSALFDIEMHVTNLAGKPMDLMYMAHMNYAYVDGARFVEPLGMQRLRLRTSVPDHVKPTPAWSAYMAQLAEHPGQLACLETPALYDPEIVFFLDGVGTDATGHAHFLLEHPDGAAFYTRYRPEQFEHAARWVLHTPDQQVAAFVLPSTCEPEGYTAEKAKGHVRQLAAGASASFSVTTGYLTEQERQRLLG; this is encoded by the coding sequence ATGAACACGCGCATCCCGCTGTATCGTGCGGTGTTTGGTGAGCAGGAAAAGATCCTTTTACAGTCTGAGGCGTTCAAGGTCAGTGCCTGGACCTATGCGTCCGGCGTGTTGGCTGTGAGCCTGGAGAACAGCCGTGGACGCCTGGTGATCCTGCCTTATCAAGGGCAGATGATCTGGTCGGCCGTGTTCGATGGCTGCGACCTGACCATGAGCAACCTGTTCGAGCAGCCCCGGCCGAGCCCGACGGTCATTGATACTTATGGCTGTTTCATGTTTCACAGTGGCTTGCTGCGCAACGGTTGCCCGGCGCCGGATGACACGCATGCCTTGCATGGCGAAATGCCTTGTGCGCCTATGGACACAGCCTGGCTGGAGCTGGGTGAGGGCGTTGTGCGCCTGGGCGGTTCCTATGAGTTTGCCAAGGGGTTCGGTGATCGTTACCGGGCTTGCCCCAGCATGACACTGCGCGCCGATTCGGCCTTGTTCGATATTGAGATGCACGTGACGAACCTGGCCGGCAAGCCGATGGACTTGATGTACATGGCCCACATGAACTACGCCTATGTGGACGGTGCGCGGTTCGTCGAGCCACTGGGCATGCAGCGTCTGCGCCTGCGTACCAGCGTGCCGGACCACGTCAAGCCGACGCCCGCCTGGAGTGCCTACATGGCGCAACTGGCCGAGCATCCCGGCCAGTTGGCCTGCCTCGAAACGCCTGCGCTGTATGACCCTGAAATTGTGTTTTTCCTCGATGGCGTCGGCACCGACGCCACCGGCCACGCGCACTTTCTGCTTGAGCATCCCGACGGCGCTGCGTTCTACACCCGTTATCGCCCCGAGCAATTCGAACACGCTGCACGCTGGGTCCTGCACACACCGGATCAGCAAGTGGCTGCGTTCGTGCTGCCGTCGACCTGCGAGCCGGAGGGCTACACCGCAGAGAAAGCCAAAGGTCACGTGCGGCAGCTGGCGGCCGGGGCGAGCGCTTCATTCAGCGTGACCACCGGCTATTTGACTGAGCAGGAACGGCAGAGGCTGTTGGGTTAA
- a CDS encoding multidrug effflux MFS transporter, translating to MSRSIAHLALLLGLITAIGPFAIDSYLPALPTLGASLQASPAAVQMSLTVFFMIIGVCQLFYGPISDVFGRKPPIYAGLVIFAVASVGCALAPTIEVLIAFRALQAFGACAGMVIPRAIVRDLYTGHEAARLMALLMLVMSVSPILAPLAGSVVISLWSWREVFVALGVVAVLCLVMTIVQLPETHPAERRLGKTLGSAFGSYGALLRDPVFTGLSVVCGFGLATFFVFIGSAPFVYIEYFGLTPTQFSLCFAVNAASFFAMSQLTARLSARFGLPPLIRWSVVGVAVVMTLLATSTLWSDNLALMMTLLFIGFGFLGLLLPAAGVLSMEDHGAVAGSASALLGAIQMITAAVSMTLVGVFADHTPAPMLVGIALCAVAAMLVTLWTLRRLPTHLACARP from the coding sequence ATGTCTCGAAGTATTGCCCACCTCGCCTTGCTGCTGGGGCTGATCACCGCCATCGGCCCATTCGCCATCGACAGCTATTTGCCCGCGCTGCCCACCCTTGGGGCCAGCCTGCAGGCGTCGCCAGCGGCTGTGCAGATGAGCTTGACGGTGTTCTTCATGATCATTGGCGTGTGCCAGCTGTTCTACGGGCCGATCAGCGATGTGTTCGGCCGCAAGCCGCCGATTTATGCAGGCTTGGTGATTTTTGCCGTGGCCAGCGTCGGTTGTGCGCTGGCCCCCACGATTGAAGTGCTGATTGCCTTTCGTGCCCTGCAAGCGTTTGGTGCGTGCGCCGGCATGGTTATCCCACGGGCCATCGTCCGCGACCTGTATACCGGCCACGAAGCGGCGCGCTTGATGGCTTTGCTGATGCTGGTGATGAGTGTTTCACCGATCCTGGCGCCCTTGGCCGGCAGCGTGGTGATTTCACTGTGGAGCTGGCGTGAAGTGTTCGTCGCGCTGGGCGTCGTCGCGGTGCTGTGCCTGGTGATGACCATCGTACAACTGCCGGAAACCCATCCGGCCGAGCGCCGTTTGGGCAAGACCTTGGGCAGTGCGTTCGGCAGCTATGGCGCCCTGCTCCGTGACCCGGTATTCACTGGCTTGTCGGTGGTGTGTGGCTTTGGCCTGGCGACGTTTTTCGTGTTTATCGGCAGCGCGCCGTTCGTGTACATCGAGTATTTCGGCCTGACACCTACGCAGTTCAGCCTGTGCTTTGCGGTCAACGCGGCCTCGTTCTTTGCCATGAGCCAATTGACGGCACGCCTGAGTGCGCGCTTTGGCCTGCCCCCGCTGATTCGCTGGTCGGTTGTCGGCGTTGCCGTGGTCATGACATTGCTGGCCACCTCTACGCTGTGGAGCGACAACCTGGCGCTGATGATGACCCTGCTGTTTATCGGTTTCGGTTTTCTCGGCCTGTTACTGCCGGCCGCGGGGGTGTTGTCCATGGAAGACCATGGTGCCGTGGCGGGTTCCGCGTCGGCGCTGCTCGGTGCGATCCAAATGATCACCGCCGCGGTGTCCATGACCCTGGTCGGCGTGTTCGCCGACCACACGCCGGCGCCCATGTTGGTCGGCATCGCGCTATGTGCCGTCGCCGCAATGCTGGTCACCCTGTGGACCCTGCGGCGTTTGCCGACGCACCTGGCCTGTGCAAGGCCCTGA